In the genome of Planctomyces sp. SH-PL62, the window CCCACCGGCCTCGGCACTCGGGGCGGCCGCCGCCTGGGGAGGCGCGGCCTCGGCGGCCGGCGCGGCGTAGGACGGTCCGCCGGGGAACAGGCTGGCCTCGGCGGGGGTCGCCTTCGCCAGGAACGCCTTGAATTCCGCCACCTTCGTCTTCAGGTCCGCCGTCAGCGCCTCGATCTGGCCGGACGGCGCCCCGATCAGCGCGGCGCAGGCCTTGGCCGAAGGCTTCATCGCATCAACGTATTTCTGCACCTCGGCCTTGTTGGCGAGGACGGGGCTGTTGAGGAAGCCGCTGTCGCGGACGCCCGCTTGACCTTCAAAAGCCTGGAGCACGGGGCCGACCAGCAGGGTGGTGAGTTGCTGGGATCGCGTCCTGTTCTCGGAGAAGCCGTCGACGATCCGCTCGACGAGCGTGGCCGCCAGCTGGGCCGTGGCGTACGCCGCGATCTCGACGTTGTATTTCGGGACCGCCGAAGTGACCTGCATCGAGCCGAGCGCCAGGGCCGCCTCGGCGCGGACCTCGGGACGCAGCGCCTCGTCCGTCAGGTACTGGAACGCGACCGCGGCCATGTCGGCGGTCCGCGGCGAGGTCGGCAGGAAGCCCTGTCGCAGGGCCGTCAGGGCTTCCAGGGCGCGATGCTGGACCCACCAGGGCCAGTCCTTGTTCTTCGCAAGCTGGTCGGAGATCGTCTTCGCGGCCTCGGACTCCTGCGAAGCGGAGAGCCGGTTCGCGAGCAACTTGATGTTGGTGATCCCGCGGAACGCCCAGAGCTTGACCCAGACCGTCTGGTTCGGGCTCTTGATCTCGTCGAGCAGGACCTTCAGGGCGTCCGGGTTGGCGGACTGCGCCAGGACGATCATGGCCTGGATCCGCGGCACCAGGTGGTGTTTGAAGACCGGGGGGAGCTTCTGGAGCAGGACCTTGTTGAACTGGTTCTGGAACTGGACGTTCTTGGCGTTCCGAGAGGTGAAGATCGGCTCCAGCAGGTTCTGAGTGGCGACCTGGATGGCCCGGGTCACGTTGGCGTTCTGCTCCGAGGCGGGGTCGACCACGGCCTGGATGTTCCGCGTGTTCGTCATCTGGGCGATCATCCCGTTGACGACGTTGGTGATCGCGTTGACGTCGACGGTGGCGACCGGGTTGGCCGCCATCAGCTTGACCTGGTCGATCTCCTGCGGCGAGGGGATCCGCTGGGCCCGGATCTCGGGGAACTTCTTGGGGTCGAGCAGGGGCTCGGCGTTCGGATCCTTGTAGATCTCGAGCGAGCTCGCCTTGTGCGAGGCCGAGGGGTCCACGACCGGTTGGGTCTCGTCGTCCTCCGCCGCGGCGTCGCCCTCGGCGGGCTTCCCAGGTTCTTGAGGGTTCGTTTCAGCCGGCTTGGCGGGGGCCTGTTGCGCCAGGGCGGGGGCGGGTGCGGTCCCCAGCCAGGTCCAGGCCAGGAGGGCGATCAACCCCGCCCGGACGCCTTCGAGTCGGGGCGCGACGCGCCTCGCGGCGATGAACACCTTGATCATTGCGACTAACCTCGTGAAAAGCCCCTCGGACGCATGCTCGGCCAGGGAACACGATCCGAAGCCCGCCCCGCCGGGCTGGACGCCTCTCGCGGCGACCGGCCGCGCCCCGAAGATCGGCAGGCTCGTCGCGGTCTCGGGGGGATGGGTTCGGGAGACGGAGAAAGGGGAGTCGTCGACGCGGTTTCGCGGGGGCCTGGACGGCTCGCCGCCACATCGACGGCCCCGCCGGCGTCAACTCATCTCGTCTGGTTCACGGCACTTCGAACGACGAAAACCCGAAATGGAAGCTACCCCGCCGAAAGCCGCCTGTCAAGTCGCCGCCCGCCCTCGCGCCACCACTCGCGACGGTCCCGGGCGCCATCCCGACCTTCGTCCCCGAGGCGAGCGGCCGGCTTCGCCTCGAAGACCGCGAGTGCTCCTCTCCGGCCAGGGTTGAGCCGGCCGCGAGTCCTTCCTAGAATCTAGTCGCACGTCGCGAGGGAGTTCCGTCCGCTCGGACGACGAGACCGTGCCGCCGACCACGATCGCCGATCCGGGGCCTCCGCCGGCCGCCTCAAATTGGATGCTTGCAATGACTGAGCGTCGCTACTTGTTCCCGAACGTCATCGAGATGAACTATCAAGCCCGGCGGAGGATGGGCGTCAACGTCTACCTCATCGACGGGGGAGACGAGTACATCCTCATCGACGTGGGCTTCCTGGAGGACGCCGTGAACGTCCTCCAGCTCATCAGGGAGCTGGGCTACAGTTTCTCGGCGTGCAAGATGATCGTCGCCACCCACGCCGACGTCGACCACACCCAGGGCCTCGCCCGGGCCCGCGACGTCCTCCGATGTCCGGTCGCCGCGCATCCCAAGAGCGTCGCCGCGATCGAGACGGGCGACGAGCTGTTCACCTTCGCCCGCATCGACGCCCAGGGGATCAGCATCCCCATGCCCAAGTGCAAGGTCGACGTCGAGCTTGACGAAGGGTCCAAGATCCAGGTGGGGGACCGCACGCTCGAAGTCTGGAGCACGCCGGGCCACGCGGCGGGCCAGCTCGCCTTCCGCATGGGGGACCTGCTCTTCTCGGGCGACAACATCTTCCGGGACGGCTGCGTCGGCGCCATCGACGCCCATCACGGATCGAACATCCCCGACTACATCGCCAGCCTCAAGCGGATCCGAGACTCCGACGCCAAGTTCCTCCTCCCCTCCCACGGGCCGATCTTCCGCAAGGACGTCGACCTGCTGAACCGGACCATCGACCGCCTGGAAGGGTATTCGCACATGTCCGACTTCGGCACCTGCGCCGTCGACTGGCCGCTCATGGACGCCTGGGAAGACGAGCTGCACCAGCCGAATCTCGAGTTCTGACGACGGCCGGGACCGGGGACGAGGCCCACGCTCGCGCGTCCCCGGCACCGCCCTCTCAGCGCCTCCCGTAGCCCACGATGACGCCGATCGCGGTGGACGCGGCGACCAGGATCGGCGAGACGAAGCGGGCGATCGCGGTGGCCGGCACCGGATCCGTGGTTCCGTCGATCGGGAACAACAGGCCGCCCAGGATCTGGAAGGCGATCGCGCCGAGCAGGCCCCCGACGGCCCCGCCGATCAGCGTCCGATTGCGACGGCCTCGCTGCTCGCCCGCCCCCGCCCCGAGCCCGAAGGCCAACCCGGCGGCGGCGCCGATCGCCGTCGCGATCGCCCCGTGCATGACCAGGGAGGGGATCAAATCGTCCTCGAAGGACGAGACGGCCCTGGCGTGGAGATTGACCGCCAGGAAAGTGGCCAGGCCCCCCGCGACGCCTCCCAGGACCGCGCCGGACAGGGCCGCCCTCATTCCGCTCTCGCTCCGGCGACGAACCACACCCCCCGCCACGCCCATCGCGAGACCGAGCAACGCTCCGAACGCCGCCGCGTTGCGGCTCGCCGTCGCGATCACGGCGGCTTGCTCGGTCGCCGGGGTCGTTCCCTCGTGCTTCTGCCCCATCGTGACCATCGGGACCTTCCTCGCCTCCACCCGGACGAGCCGCGACTCGCCGAGTCCCCAGGCGATCGAGCCGGCGACCAGGCCGGCGACGAGGGTCGCGAGCCAGGACGGCACGGTTCCGAGCGGGTTCCCGACGGCGGTGGCGGGCGAGACGGTCTCGCCGTCGGGCTCGGGGATTGAAGCCCCCAGATCGTTCATCGCGTTCATTCGGCTGCCTGACGTTCGAGAGGAATGGAGGGAGAGTCGGCCTTCGCGGCCTGGCGGCGCCAGGGTCCGGGGAGAGGGATCGGCGCGGGGTCGCCTTCGCGGAGTCGATAGCCTCGGTCGGCCTCCAACTTGGCGAATCGCTCGACGCGCCCCGAAGGCCAGCGGACCTCGACCTGGTCGACCTGGTCCGAGGCTCCCAGCCCGAAGTGCAGGCGAGGATCGGACGCGGACTGATAGCTCCCGCCGCCCGACCGCCAGCGGCGGAGGCGACGGCCCCCGGCCGTGACCGAGACCACCGCGCCGACGGCGTCGCGGTTCGACGCGGTCCCTTCAAGTTCGAGCGTCAAGGATCGGCCTGATTCCGCCAGGTTGTGGAAATAACCGAGCGGCGACTTCTGCGCCAGCACCACGAGGTCGACGCGGCCGTCGTTGTCGAGGTCGCATGTCGCGAGGCCGCGAGAGACGCGGGGGATGCTCCAGGGGGCCCCCGAACTCTCGGTCACGTCGACGAGGCGGCCGTCGGGGCCGCCGAGCAGGAGCATGGTGGGCATTTGGTACGGGTAGTCGGGACGGTCGTCGTTGACGTGCCCGTTGGCGGTGGCGACGTCCAGTCGGCCGTCGTTGTCGGCGTCGAGGAGGCAGATGCCGAATCCCAGCATGTATCGGCTGGGTCCCGCCAGGCCCAGGAGGCCGCCGTGATCGCCGAACGCCCCGTCCCCGAGGTTCCGGAAACAGGTCGTCGACTCGCCGTAGAAGTTGGTCACGAAAAGGTCGAGGCGGCCGTCGCCGTCGATGTCGCCGCAGGCGGTCCCCATCCCGGCCTGGAACGCTCCGCCCGCATTGCAGGCGACCCCGCTGACGAGTCCCATCTCCTCGAATTTCATGCCGCCGAGGTTGCGCCAGAGGTAGTTCGCGGTGGTGTCGTTGGCGACGAAGAGGTCGACGAGCCCGTCGTCGTCCACGTCGGCCGCGAGGACGCCGAGCCCCCGGCCCTCGACGTCGACGATTCCGGCCTCGGCGGTCACGTCGACGAATCGAGATCCGTCGTTGCGATAGAGGCGGTCGGGCAAGGCGGCGAAGGGTCGCGGCGTGCAGTAGTTGTACCGCTGGCCGGGATCGGAGAGTTCGCTGGTTTTCGCCACAGTGACCCGGGGGCAGAGCGTGGGATCGTCCGCGTCCCACACCAGATAGTGGCAGACGTAGAGGTCGAGGTCGCCGTCGTTGTCGAGGTCGGCGAAGGCGGCCGAGGTCGGCCAGTCGCGATCGCCGTCGAGGCCGAGTTCGGCGGTCGCGTCGGCGAACGTCCCGTCGCCGCGGTTCCGGTAGAGGGCGTAGGACCGCCATCGCGTCACGAAGAGGTCCGGGCGGCCGTCGTTGTCGATGTCGCCCACGGTGACGCCGTGCCCGAAGCCGCGGGCCATGTCCGCGATCCCCGAGATGGCAGTCGCGTCCTCGAAGCTCCCGTCCCCGCGATTCCGGAACAGCCGATCCCCCTCGTAGGGTCGCGAGGGGTCCGCCGGGAAAGCCCCCCCCTGCACGACGTACACGTCCATCCAGCCGTCGCCGTCATAGTCGAGGAGCGCGACGCCGCCGGCGGTCGTCTCCGGGATCTGGCGTTTCGGCGAACGGCCATTGTCGAACTCGAACCGCAGCCCGACGGTTTCGGCGTCGTCGCGGAACAGCGGCGGGACGATGTCGGTCGTCGCCGGCTTCCTCGCGGGGTTCGCGGCCGATCCGACCGACTCGGCCTCGTCCGACGCGAGGGCCTGGGCGAGCGTGACTCCCGGCGAGGGGGACTCGCGCGAGACCGGCTCGCGCAGTCGGGCCAGCGCCTCGCGGGCGGAGGGGTCGGTCGGCACGAAGGCCGCCCGGAGGGTCCACCACCCCCGAGCCTCGAACTTCCGACCGATCGTCTCCGCGAGACCGGCCAGCTCGGTGAACCGCGCCGGCGCGATCTTTTCGTCGATCAGCAGGCGGTAGCGGTCCTTGGCGGCGTCGCAGGTCGCCTTGCGGACGCGAAGCTCGCGCGACCTCTCGACCTCGCCCGACTCCGCCGCGAGCACGGCCAGCCGATCGAGGGCCCCCGCGTCGCTGGGGGCGACCGCGATGAGCCGTTCGAGGACCGCTCGCTCCGCGGCGCCGTCCCCCTCGCGTTTCGCCAGCCAGGCCCGGACGCCCAGCGCCTTTTCGACGGTGAATCGATCGGCCCGAAGATGGGCGAGGCAGAGGCGGAACGCCTCCAGATCCTCCTCGACCCGCGCGAGTTCCAGTCGGGCTCGCCAGACGGCCTGATCCTCCGGCCTGGCCTCCAGGCAACGCTCCAGCTTGGCCTTCGCTTCCGCGAGGCGGCCGGTCTGCAAGGCCAGATCGGCCTGGGCCAGCCAGACGCGGTCGTCGCCGGGGCTCAGCGCCGCCGCTCGCTCGACCTCGTTTCGGACGGCCTCAAACAGGGTCGGCGCATTCTCCCCTTTCCAGTGGTCGACCAGATCGCCCGTCGGATCGGTCGTGTTCCGCCAGTTCTCTTCGATCAGGCCGAGGACCTCTTCGCGTCGGCCCTGCCAGAAGTAGAGCTCCGAGAGGGTCCGGCGCACCTCGTCGCGATCCGCAGGGGCGGCGGCCCCGTCGAGCATCGCCTCGAGGAGCGCCTCCGCTTCGCTGAACCGTCCCATGTCGCCGACCAGCGTCCTCGCGCGTGCCAGAGACGCCTTGCCCCACCACTCGTTGCCGGGCGAGACCCCCGCCCACGCCGCCAGGGATGCCTCGGGACGACCCACGGCGTGCTCGCAGACCCCGAGCCGATAGGCGACCTCGGGGTCGCTCGGTCGTGACGATCGAAGGCCGAGGAGCCGCTCGCGAGCCTCGGGAAATCGCTGGGCCTCCATCAAGAGTCGAGACTGCTCCAGGGATGTCGCGAACCGCCATTGCGCGACGGCCCACGATCCGAACCCCGAGGCCGCCAGCACCGCGACGGCCAGCCAGACGATGCGTCGCCGCCTTCGATTCATGGATGCAACCCTCAACCGCAGGATGCCGAAAGGGCTCGACGGCCCGATCCCCGGCCAGGCCGAGGCTCGGATCATCGAGCCCTGCGTCGAGGATCCCGCACGCACCCGCCGGGGCCGGACGGAATCCGAACCAGTTCACTCGGAGGGCGCGGGGGCCGACTCGGCGGGCTTCGGGGCGCCCTTGCCGGCCGACCTCATGTTCTTCTTGTCCATGCCCGTGTTGGCGGCCCGCATCATGTCGGCGGTCTTCTTGGTGAAGTCCTCGTTGACCTGTTCGGGCGGCGTCGAGGCGTTCGGCTGGTCTTCGCCGCAGCCTCCGGCGAAACACGCCATCGCCCCGCCCACGATCAAGAATCCGAATCGTCGCATGCCATCCCTTCCTTTCCGTCTCGAGACGCATTCCGGGCTCGTCGAGGATCGCCCGAGGATGATCGCCATGCCCGCGTTCCCCAGGCCGCCGCCCGAACGGCGAGCGGCCCGGGACCGGGCGTTTCAGATTTTCGTCACATCAAAATGCGTCGGAGCTGATAATCTCGCCCTGGTTGCGGGTGCCGACCCCCCACCAGATCTGCGGGGCGATGGAATCCTTCACGAACTTGACGGAGCCGTCGACCATCGCGACGTTCACCCCGCCCGGGTGGTTGCTCGTGGCCGTGATCGCGTCGTTGAACCCGCCGGGGGCGCCGCCCCAGGAGTTGGCAGCGACGCACGACAGCGTGTTCGGCGTCATCAGGTGGCCGTAGGCGTTGAAATGGAGGGTGCCGGCGTGACTGCCGTTCCAGCAGGCCCCCGACCACTGGGTGGGGTTGGTCGGCGCGGTGGTGGACGGCATGGCCTTGCAGGCGTTGTAGAACGCCAGGGCGTCCGCCGCGCCGGTCGCCGTGTCCCAGCCGAGGCTAGCGGTCGACTGGAACGAGACGCGCTTGCCGTTGCTCGAGCCCGGGAGGGCCCCGCCCACATACCCCGCCAGGCCGATCAGCTTCTCACTGACCAGGGCGGTGTTGCTCGTCCCGTCGGTGAAGCCCTCGAACCCGACCGTCCCCATGTTCGCCGTGGTGACGGCGTTCGTGTAGCCGGGACGGTCGCCCGGATCGCCTCGGAAGGGGACGAAGGCGCCGCTCCACGACGCCATCGAGCACGGACCGCCGAAGTTGGCGTGATAGTTGGTCCAGGTCGACGAGATCCAGCCGCCCGCCTTGAGGCTCTCCGACGGGCAGACGAAGCCATTGACCTTCGTCGTGCTGAGGGTATTGACGTTCGGGCCGGCGTACGCCCCGAAGGAGAAATTCGCGGAGTTGTAGAGCGCCTGCTGCTCCATGAACCCCAGGAGGTGGACCATCCAGCCGAGCGGCCAGGGGCCTCCATCCTCGCTCGGGCCGTTGGGCGCGGTCCCGAAGTTGCCGAAGAGCGGCGGCAGGGCGTTCGTGGCCGAGTGGTAGTTGTGGGTCGCCAGCCCGAGTTGTTTCAGGTTGTTCACGCACTGCGACCGGCGGGCCGCCTCACGCGCCGACTGGACGGCCGGCAGCAGGAGCGCGATCAACACGGCGATGATGGCGATGACCACCAAGAGCTCGATCAGCGTGAAGGCGCGATGACGCAGGGATCTTGTTCTCATTGAGACACCCCCTCGTCCGCAGGGTTCCTGCAGCGAGTAATCGAAAATGACGGGGAAGAAGCACGACCGAGACAGGTGACAGGTGGACCGAAATGCAACGGACCGAGGCCGACCCCGACTGCGAATTGGGCGAGAGCCCATCGCGAATCCGGGGCGCCCCCTCGACGGTATGGGCCGATCGAGCACGACCTCTGCGGCAGGTGTTCTATTCAGTTCGCCGGTTCAGACCGACACATCCGTCGAAGGGATTCCGATGCGGCCCCGAGCATAGACACGTCCCCGAAGAATCGGCAAGACAATTCAGTCGCATCCAGGAATTTTACTTTGTCCTAATTCATTAACATGACGCCCTTTGCGCCCGATCGACGCCAGCCGAACACGCATGTTCGCATCAATCAGAACAAGCCTATTTCGTCCTCTCTCGGCCCTAATTTCAGCCCGACCAAGGTCGGAGTGTTCGACTCCGAGAGGAGCTTGGGGTGCTTCCCCTTCCCGCCTTGGAAGGGTGAGCGTGCCTGGCCGCGATCGCGGGCAGGTCGCCCTTCGGGCCGATCGCGATCGGTCCCCGCCCGCTCTCCTGTTCTTAAATTCCTGCAAGACGCCAAGATATCGATTGGAGGAATCGGCCTTCTCTGTTAAACTTTAGTGCAACCTCAGATGATCATGCGCCCGCACGCCCGCCTCGACGCCCCGCCCGTTCGGAGAAGCCATGATGCTTACGACTAGGATGTCGCGAATCCTGGCCGCCGCCCTCGCCTACACCCTCGCGATCATGCCGGCCCGGGCCCAGGATCCCGCCGAGGCGCCTCCCGAGCCCATCCAGGCCCTGTTCACGAAATACTGCCTCTCGTGCCACCAGGGGGAGAAGTCCGAGGGGGGCGTCGATCTCGTCAAGCTCATGGCGAAGGGTCCTCCGGCGTCGAATCGCAAGCCCTGGAACCGGGTGAAAGAGAACGTCGAAGGGGGCACGATGCCGCCGGAAGACCATCCCCAGCCGCCCGAGGATCTGGTGAACGCCCTGGCGTCGTGGGTCGACGCCGAGATGAAGAAGCTCGATTGCGGCGTGGCGGTCGATCCCGGGCGGGTGACCATTCGACGGCTCAACCGGGCCGAGTACAACAACACGATCCGCGACCTGACGGGGGTCGATTTCGAGCCCGCCGAGGATTTCCCCTCGGACGACGTCGGCTACGGATTCGACAACATCGGCGACGTCCTCAGCCTTCCGCCGATCCTGATGGAGAAATACCTGGCTGCGGCCGAGACCATCGCGGCGCGGGCGATCGTCGCCGGGGGGGCTTCGACCCTTCCGACGAAGACCTACGAGGGTCCCGACCTGGACGACTCCGGCGGGGTCTCCGCCCAGGACGACGGCCGCCTGCTGGGGACCAACGGCGAGATCGTCGTGGCCCACGCGTTCCCCAGAGACGCTTCCTACGTCGTCCGCGTCCGCGCCTTCGCCCAGCAGGCCGGCGACGCGCCCGCCCGGATGGCGGTCAAGATCGACGGCAAGCCGCTCCGCAGCTTCGACGTGAAGGCCGTCGAAGGGCAGCCGGGGACGTATGAGGTGGAGCAGAAGCTGCGGGGCGGACGAAGGCGGATCGCCGCGGAATTCCTGAACGACTACTGGGAGCCCGGGAATCCCGACCCGGCCAAACGCGACCGCAACCTGATCGTCCAGAGCATCGAGATCGAGGGCCCGCAAGACGTCGCCGGCGCCCCGCTCCCCCCCAGCCACAAGCTGGTCGTCTT includes:
- a CDS encoding HEAT repeat domain-containing protein, which gives rise to MIKVFIAARRVAPRLEGVRAGLIALLAWTWLGTAPAPALAQQAPAKPAETNPQEPGKPAEGDAAAEDDETQPVVDPSASHKASSLEIYKDPNAEPLLDPKKFPEIRAQRIPSPQEIDQVKLMAANPVATVDVNAITNVVNGMIAQMTNTRNIQAVVDPASEQNANVTRAIQVATQNLLEPIFTSRNAKNVQFQNQFNKVLLQKLPPVFKHHLVPRIQAMIVLAQSANPDALKVLLDEIKSPNQTVWVKLWAFRGITNIKLLANRLSASQESEAAKTISDQLAKNKDWPWWVQHRALEALTALRQGFLPTSPRTADMAAVAFQYLTDEALRPEVRAEAALALGSMQVTSAVPKYNVEIAAYATAQLAATLVERIVDGFSENRTRSQQLTTLLVGPVLQAFEGQAGVRDSGFLNSPVLANKAEVQKYVDAMKPSAKACAALIGAPSGQIEALTADLKTKVAEFKAFLAKATPAEASLFPGGPSYAAPAAEAAPPQAAAAPSAEAGGNRREP
- a CDS encoding MBL fold metallo-hydrolase; its protein translation is MTERRYLFPNVIEMNYQARRRMGVNVYLIDGGDEYILIDVGFLEDAVNVLQLIRELGYSFSACKMIVATHADVDHTQGLARARDVLRCPVAAHPKSVAAIETGDELFTFARIDAQGISIPMPKCKVDVELDEGSKIQVGDRTLEVWSTPGHAAGQLAFRMGDLLFSGDNIFRDGCVGAIDAHHGSNIPDYIASLKRIRDSDAKFLLPSHGPIFRKDVDLLNRTIDRLEGYSHMSDFGTCAVDWPLMDAWEDELHQPNLEF
- a CDS encoding FG-GAP-like repeat-containing protein is translated as MNRRRRRIVWLAVAVLAASGFGSWAVAQWRFATSLEQSRLLMEAQRFPEARERLLGLRSSRPSDPEVAYRLGVCEHAVGRPEASLAAWAGVSPGNEWWGKASLARARTLVGDMGRFSEAEALLEAMLDGAAAPADRDEVRRTLSELYFWQGRREEVLGLIEENWRNTTDPTGDLVDHWKGENAPTLFEAVRNEVERAAALSPGDDRVWLAQADLALQTGRLAEAKAKLERCLEARPEDQAVWRARLELARVEEDLEAFRLCLAHLRADRFTVEKALGVRAWLAKREGDGAAERAVLERLIAVAPSDAGALDRLAVLAAESGEVERSRELRVRKATCDAAKDRYRLLIDEKIAPARFTELAGLAETIGRKFEARGWWTLRAAFVPTDPSAREALARLREPVSRESPSPGVTLAQALASDEAESVGSAANPARKPATTDIVPPLFRDDAETVGLRFEFDNGRSPKRQIPETTAGGVALLDYDGDGWMDVYVVQGGAFPADPSRPYEGDRLFRNRGDGSFEDATAISGIADMARGFGHGVTVGDIDNDGRPDLFVTRWRSYALYRNRGDGTFADATAELGLDGDRDWPTSAAFADLDNDGDLDLYVCHYLVWDADDPTLCPRVTVAKTSELSDPGQRYNYCTPRPFAALPDRLYRNDGSRFVDVTAEAGIVDVEGRGLGVLAADVDDDGLVDLFVANDTTANYLWRNLGGMKFEEMGLVSGVACNAGGAFQAGMGTACGDIDGDGRLDLFVTNFYGESTTCFRNLGDGAFGDHGGLLGLAGPSRYMLGFGICLLDADNDGRLDVATANGHVNDDRPDYPYQMPTMLLLGGPDGRLVDVTESSGAPWSIPRVSRGLATCDLDNDGRVDLVVLAQKSPLGYFHNLAESGRSLTLELEGTASNRDAVGAVVSVTAGGRRLRRWRSGGGSYQSASDPRLHFGLGASDQVDQVEVRWPSGRVERFAKLEADRGYRLREGDPAPIPLPGPWRRQAAKADSPSIPLERQAAE
- a CDS encoding DUF1559 domain-containing protein; the protein is MRTRSLRHRAFTLIELLVVIAIIAVLIALLLPAVQSAREAARRSQCVNNLKQLGLATHNYHSATNALPPLFGNFGTAPNGPSEDGGPWPLGWMVHLLGFMEQQALYNSANFSFGAYAGPNVNTLSTTKVNGFVCPSESLKAGGWISSTWTNYHANFGGPCSMASWSGAFVPFRGDPGDRPGYTNAVTTANMGTVGFEGFTDGTSNTALVSEKLIGLAGYVGGALPGSSNGKRVSFQSTASLGWDTATGAADALAFYNACKAMPSTTAPTNPTQWSGACWNGSHAGTLHFNAYGHLMTPNTLSCVAANSWGGAPGGFNDAITATSNHPGGVNVAMVDGSVKFVKDSIAPQIWWGVGTRNQGEIISSDAF